One genomic region from Chthonomonas calidirosea T49 encodes:
- a CDS encoding peroxiredoxin family protein, protein MSADAMPQPLQTGDKIIDFELQDAHGRLYSTAELRKKGLLLLFIFKVGCGTCKYSAPFIQRLHRQYAEGSDGKFTVLGVSQDDAAATEAFAKEYGNLTFPIVLDSNLDVAEWYNLIGVPDLYLLGSQETILYAIPGHFNQTGFNEIAKRAAEATNKPYTPVVLPEDDAPSIKPG, encoded by the coding sequence ATGAGCGCAGATGCGATGCCCCAACCGCTACAAACAGGAGATAAGATTATAGACTTCGAACTGCAAGATGCCCATGGACGGCTCTACTCCACGGCCGAGCTAAGAAAGAAAGGTCTGCTGCTCCTCTTTATCTTTAAAGTTGGTTGCGGTACCTGCAAATACTCTGCTCCTTTCATTCAGAGGCTACATCGCCAATATGCAGAAGGCTCCGACGGTAAATTCACCGTTCTCGGCGTTTCCCAAGACGACGCAGCGGCTACCGAAGCTTTTGCAAAGGAGTATGGAAATCTCACTTTTCCCATTGTCCTCGACAGCAATCTCGACGTTGCTGAGTGGTATAACCTCATCGGAGTGCCCGATCTCTATCTTTTAGGTAGCCAGGAAACTATCCTTTATGCAATTCCTGGTCACTTTAATCAGACCGGCTTTAATGAGATCGCAAAACGTGCTGCCGAAGCGACAAATAAACCCTATACTCCCGTTGTTCTTCCAGAAGACGACGCCCCCTCCATAAAACCCGGCTGA
- the secA gene encoding SEC-C metal-binding domain-containing protein gives MPGFLKRLIDNNEREIARYWKVVEQINALEPVYEKYTNEELRAKIDEFRQQVQEEYRKKRAAAEPSWRNLTDQQIREADRKIYDPILDEILPDVFAIVREASKRTLGMRHFDVQLIGGMVLHDGRIAEMKTGEGKTLVATLPLTLNALLGKGVHLVTVNDYLSRRDAVWNGPIYHLLGLSVGIIQGQSPETGEEGGSFLYDPDYDDPDPRYKYCRPITRAEAYLCDITYGTNNEFGFDYLRDNMAFSKEELRQRELHYAIVDEVDSILIDEARTPLIISGMVQQPTEMYYKIDSIVRKMNRGIDDPKRDKDNPNADKHNPNIHYVVDEKQKTATLTDAGVAFVERELGIKNLSEHHEIMHYLQAALKAHGVFRRDVDYVVKTINEEDGPEIIIVDENTGRLMFGRRYSDGLHQAIEAKEGVKVKSESQTLATITFQNYFRLYSKLAGMTGTAKTEEEEFRKVYGLDVVVVPTNRPMIRIDHPDVIYKTEEHKLRGIAAEILRVYCKQQPILVGTRSIEMSERVSQRISPSSLSILCMIEVAREALEKNKTIDAEKKRSYVALLNTPLPQLSMARLKPLLKELGINEDPLTPENMNTIARLFQIEDSGLERLEEALTHGIGHNILNAKYHEKEALIIAEAGRKGAVTIATNMAGRGVDILLGGKHIHQPLPTVDGSLRSLTQADKLADSEQPTETSEATEGEQSYRRYGKPAVLEAVTTGALTDEEHKRAADEVRALGGLFILGTERHESRRIDNQLRGRAGRQGDPGESRFYVSLEDELWRLFGDRFNSPLLRGWEEHLPMDAKVFSKLIERTQKKVEEHYFEIRKNTLNYDDVMNRQRDVIYKERRRILEGVDLKETILHYIRTNIEDAVYAYCSPEAPAQEWDIETLYNELNEYFMLYPEITEEQLRGKRQDEIIELIYNHVVGVYEAREKELAELQGDPNAMRQLERFLALRAINDRWMEHLANMDYLREGIGLRGYEQIDPLLIYQKEAFEEFERMQQAIQDDIVRNILRIQVVVEPQQPTFAPVVPIIPLPEELPKPKYSGITNIADNVTGSNGNLRATKDTPPPGWKGGRNDPCWCGSGLKYKKCHGKNA, from the coding sequence TTGCCTGGTTTTCTGAAAAGATTAATAGATAATAACGAGCGTGAGATTGCACGCTATTGGAAAGTCGTTGAACAGATAAACGCTCTCGAACCTGTCTATGAGAAATACACGAATGAAGAGCTTCGCGCCAAAATTGACGAGTTCCGTCAACAGGTTCAAGAAGAGTATCGAAAGAAACGCGCTGCAGCCGAGCCTAGCTGGCGAAACCTTACCGACCAGCAGATTCGTGAAGCCGATCGGAAAATCTACGATCCGATTCTCGACGAGATACTCCCCGATGTTTTTGCCATCGTACGTGAGGCCTCTAAGCGAACTCTCGGCATGCGCCACTTCGATGTCCAGCTGATTGGGGGAATGGTGCTTCACGACGGTCGTATCGCGGAAATGAAAACAGGGGAGGGAAAAACACTTGTTGCTACTCTTCCCCTTACTCTGAATGCTCTGCTCGGTAAGGGCGTCCATCTCGTTACCGTAAACGACTATCTCTCCCGGCGAGATGCCGTTTGGAATGGCCCTATCTATCATCTCCTAGGCCTAAGCGTCGGCATTATTCAAGGGCAATCTCCCGAAACCGGTGAAGAGGGCGGCTCGTTTCTCTACGACCCCGATTACGATGACCCCGATCCGCGCTATAAGTACTGCCGACCTATAACCCGCGCTGAAGCCTATCTTTGCGATATCACCTACGGAACCAACAACGAGTTCGGCTTCGACTACCTCCGCGATAATATGGCATTTAGCAAGGAGGAACTGCGTCAACGAGAGCTTCACTATGCTATCGTGGATGAGGTCGACTCTATCCTGATTGATGAGGCGCGCACCCCTCTGATCATTTCGGGTATGGTTCAGCAACCAACCGAAATGTACTACAAGATAGATAGCATTGTGCGCAAAATGAATCGCGGTATTGATGACCCCAAACGCGATAAGGATAACCCAAATGCCGATAAGCACAATCCCAATATCCATTACGTTGTAGACGAAAAGCAAAAAACGGCAACCCTTACAGATGCCGGTGTCGCCTTTGTTGAGCGCGAGCTTGGAATTAAAAACCTCTCCGAACATCACGAGATCATGCACTATCTTCAGGCGGCACTGAAAGCCCATGGCGTCTTCCGAAGAGATGTTGACTATGTGGTGAAAACCATCAACGAAGAGGATGGCCCTGAAATCATCATCGTGGATGAAAACACGGGTCGTCTTATGTTCGGACGCCGCTATTCCGATGGGCTCCATCAGGCCATTGAGGCCAAAGAGGGTGTGAAGGTAAAAAGCGAGAGTCAAACCTTAGCTACCATCACCTTCCAAAACTACTTCCGCCTCTACTCCAAACTTGCCGGAATGACGGGCACCGCCAAAACAGAGGAAGAGGAGTTCCGCAAGGTCTACGGTCTCGACGTGGTCGTCGTCCCCACAAATCGCCCCATGATCCGTATAGACCATCCCGATGTCATCTATAAGACTGAGGAACATAAGTTACGTGGCATTGCCGCAGAGATCTTACGGGTCTACTGCAAACAACAGCCCATTCTGGTCGGTACACGCTCCATTGAGATGAGCGAGCGTGTCAGTCAGCGTATAAGCCCATCCAGCCTCTCCATACTTTGCATGATCGAGGTGGCTCGTGAGGCGCTTGAAAAGAACAAGACAATAGATGCCGAGAAAAAGCGCAGCTATGTCGCCCTACTCAATACTCCCCTCCCCCAGCTTTCCATGGCGCGCCTTAAACCTCTCTTGAAAGAGCTGGGAATTAACGAAGATCCTCTCACACCAGAAAATATGAATACCATCGCCAGACTCTTTCAAATCGAGGATTCAGGCCTTGAACGCCTAGAAGAAGCGCTGACACATGGCATCGGCCACAACATCCTGAACGCAAAATATCACGAAAAAGAGGCCCTCATCATCGCAGAGGCCGGACGCAAAGGTGCCGTCACTATCGCCACGAATATGGCAGGGCGTGGGGTGGACATCCTACTGGGTGGTAAGCATATCCATCAACCTCTCCCCACCGTAGATGGCAGCCTCCGATCGCTCACACAGGCCGACAAGCTGGCCGATTCAGAACAACCAACGGAGACTTCGGAAGCCACAGAAGGGGAGCAAAGCTATCGCCGATATGGAAAGCCAGCCGTCCTTGAAGCGGTGACTACGGGTGCGCTTACTGATGAGGAGCATAAACGTGCCGCCGATGAGGTACGCGCCTTAGGTGGCCTGTTCATACTCGGCACAGAACGCCATGAGAGCCGGCGAATAGACAACCAGCTGCGTGGCCGCGCCGGACGCCAAGGAGACCCAGGTGAAAGTCGCTTCTATGTCTCCCTCGAAGATGAACTCTGGCGCCTCTTTGGCGATCGCTTCAATTCGCCCCTCCTCCGCGGGTGGGAAGAGCATCTTCCGATGGATGCAAAGGTCTTCTCGAAACTCATTGAGCGTACACAAAAGAAGGTCGAGGAGCACTATTTCGAGATTCGTAAGAACACGCTGAACTACGACGATGTCATGAACCGACAGCGCGACGTTATCTACAAGGAGCGTCGCCGCATCCTTGAGGGGGTCGATCTAAAAGAGACCATTCTCCACTATATCCGCACCAATATTGAAGATGCCGTATATGCCTACTGCTCGCCAGAGGCCCCTGCCCAAGAGTGGGACATTGAAACTCTCTATAACGAGCTGAACGAATATTTCATGCTCTATCCGGAAATTACGGAAGAACAGCTTCGTGGGAAACGACAGGACGAGATCATTGAGCTGATCTATAATCACGTCGTCGGCGTGTACGAGGCTCGTGAAAAAGAGTTGGCCGAACTTCAGGGCGACCCGAACGCCATGCGTCAACTTGAACGCTTCCTCGCGCTGCGAGCCATCAACGATCGCTGGATGGAGCACCTCGCGAATATGGATTACCTCCGTGAAGGCATCGGACTTCGAGGCTACGAACAGATCGATCCTCTCCTTATCTATCAGAAAGAGGCTTTTGAGGAGTTCGAGCGAATGCAGCAGGCCATTCAAGACGACATCGTCCGCAATATCCTTCGTATCCAAGTGGTCGTCGAACCCCAGCAGCCAACTTTCGCTCCCGTTGTACCCATTATTCCCCTGCCAGAAGAGCTTCCAAAGCCTAAATACAGCGGCATCACCAACATCGCAGACAATGTCACGGGGAGCAACGGAAACCTCCGTGCTACGAAAGACACGCCACCACCAGGTTGGAAGGGCGGACGAAATGACCCCTGCTGGTGCGGAAGCGGCCTAAAATACAAAAAATGCCACGGTAAAAACGCTTAG
- a CDS encoding class I SAM-dependent methyltransferase, with translation MPPNTRTLSLSEFRTYLTNLLEDDALFVAATLRGKDGTNVTDPNGSVLIHPVRIKAQKYFQFAYHNFQKVTHRNLPLFDAVEHLIELLHASNGRLNIRTTQSDEQVVLLPNGTLKLTTRPTKRRPAPLTHDRVKNYILQEGQYLPFLHALGIMTQTGQVVPSRYDKFRQINRFLEIVHDIVKHLPKQGPLHIVDFGAGKAYLSFALYHYFHSVLGREVRLYGVEQKSDLVAFCQQLAEKLQWTGLSFVCSSIEAFKLDSPIDLAVSLHACDTATDDAIAKAVQWNAKVILAAPCCQKELYQQLNAEALQAMLRYGVIRERLTSLVTDVLRAARLEAAGYAVQLLEFIETEHTPKNLLIRAVRSPHVHRQAALQNYQQLRDFWHVLPRIEKNLPLSS, from the coding sequence ATGCCTCCTAACACACGTACCTTATCCCTCTCAGAGTTCAGAACCTACCTCACAAATCTGCTTGAAGACGATGCCCTCTTTGTTGCAGCTACGCTCAGAGGGAAAGACGGTACCAACGTCACCGACCCAAACGGCTCCGTCCTCATCCACCCGGTGCGGATTAAAGCTCAAAAGTACTTCCAATTCGCCTATCATAACTTTCAAAAAGTAACCCATCGTAATCTGCCCCTATTTGACGCAGTTGAGCACCTCATTGAACTGCTTCATGCCTCAAATGGTCGGCTGAATATTCGTACCACGCAAAGTGACGAGCAGGTTGTACTCCTTCCGAATGGCACCCTAAAGCTCACTACGCGCCCAACAAAGCGTCGCCCGGCCCCGTTAACGCATGACCGCGTCAAAAACTATATCCTACAAGAGGGCCAATATCTGCCGTTTCTCCATGCACTTGGCATCATGACCCAGACCGGGCAGGTGGTACCCTCTCGCTACGACAAATTCCGTCAAATCAATCGCTTTCTCGAAATCGTCCACGATATCGTCAAACACCTCCCTAAACAAGGGCCGCTCCATATCGTGGATTTTGGGGCAGGAAAGGCCTATCTTTCTTTTGCCCTCTATCACTATTTTCATTCGGTCTTAGGGCGTGAAGTGCGTTTATACGGTGTTGAACAAAAGTCTGACTTGGTTGCTTTCTGCCAACAACTCGCCGAAAAGCTGCAGTGGACAGGACTATCGTTCGTTTGTAGTTCCATAGAAGCGTTTAAGCTGGACTCTCCCATAGACCTTGCCGTTAGCCTTCATGCCTGTGATACCGCCACAGACGACGCCATCGCTAAAGCGGTGCAGTGGAATGCAAAGGTCATTCTCGCCGCTCCCTGTTGTCAAAAGGAACTCTACCAACAGCTTAACGCCGAAGCGCTGCAGGCCATGCTGCGTTATGGTGTGATTCGGGAACGCCTCACTAGTCTGGTAACCGACGTTTTGCGCGCAGCACGCCTAGAAGCTGCAGGGTATGCCGTGCAGCTTCTAGAGTTCATCGAAACCGAACATACACCCAAAAATCTTCTCATCCGCGCTGTTCGCTCGCCTCATGTTCACCGTCAGGCGGCCCTACAAAACTATCAACAGCTGCGCGATTTCTGGCATGTGCTCCCACGCATCGAAAAGAATCTTCCTCTATCTTCATGA
- a CDS encoding PPK2 family polyphosphate kinase encodes MTYLKPLDGTKKIQLHDIDPSYHAGLDKEEGEKRSAELLAELAELQELLYAASTHAVLIVLQGIDTAGKDGTIRHVFSSVSPQSCRVASFKVPTPEEAAHDFLWRIHKQTPAKGSMVIFNRSHYEDVLVVRVHKLVPETVWRARYEQINAFEQLLATNGTLILKFLLHISKEEQEQRLREREKDPTKAWKLSVADWKERELWDDYQKAFEDALNHCATPFAPWYVVPSNHKWFRNLAIAEILVETLRPLRQEWLKQLEARGKEELAQIKALRKDKDAS; translated from the coding sequence ATGACCTACCTAAAACCGCTTGACGGAACAAAAAAGATTCAACTGCATGACATAGACCCTTCCTACCATGCTGGACTGGATAAAGAGGAGGGGGAAAAACGCTCGGCCGAACTGCTTGCAGAACTCGCTGAACTCCAAGAACTGCTCTATGCCGCCAGCACGCACGCAGTGCTCATCGTATTACAAGGGATAGACACCGCAGGAAAAGATGGAACCATCCGTCACGTCTTCTCAAGCGTTAGCCCCCAAAGCTGTCGTGTTGCCTCCTTCAAAGTACCGACGCCTGAAGAGGCAGCCCACGATTTTCTATGGCGAATTCATAAACAGACGCCAGCAAAAGGTTCAATGGTTATTTTTAATCGTTCCCACTACGAAGACGTGCTTGTCGTTCGAGTCCATAAGCTTGTGCCGGAAACCGTATGGCGTGCACGCTATGAGCAGATAAACGCCTTCGAACAACTTCTTGCTACAAATGGCACGCTTATTCTCAAATTCCTTCTCCACATCAGCAAAGAAGAACAAGAACAACGTCTGCGCGAGCGAGAAAAAGATCCCACAAAGGCATGGAAGCTCTCCGTAGCCGATTGGAAGGAGAGGGAACTTTGGGACGATTACCAAAAAGCGTTTGAAGATGCCCTAAACCACTGCGCAACCCCCTTCGCCCCTTGGTACGTCGTGCCTTCTAATCATAAGTGGTTTCGCAATCTAGCGATTGCCGAAATATTGGTGGAAACGTTGCGCCCTCTACGCCAGGAATGGTTAAAACAGCTAGAAGCACGAGGGAAAGAGGAACTTGCTCAAATTAAGGCCCTCCGAAAGGATAAAGATGCCTCCTAA
- a CDS encoding Cof-type HAD-IIB family hydrolase has product MNTTYRLCAIDLDDTLLNSHHVLSDANRKVVQKVAQMGVIVIIASGRMHETTLPTVQALGLQTPVISYNGAMIRNPITGETWLNETVPPELADEIRAFARENRFQLNYYLDDHIYSAEHTPWMELYQQRTGAHFEILPDFYERLKGTAPTKLIIVTHPATVQELLPIMQQRYQGRLTVMRSNVEYLEFLPLNASKGKALAIVAERFQIPAEETIAIGDSWNDISMLQWAGLGVAVDNAKPEVKAVAKRTVPSCDEDGVAVALNEIFQIKENNT; this is encoded by the coding sequence TTGAACACAACCTACCGGCTCTGCGCTATAGACCTCGATGATACTCTTCTGAATTCACACCACGTCTTGTCCGATGCAAATCGAAAGGTGGTACAGAAAGTCGCACAAATGGGGGTTATCGTCATAATCGCTTCTGGACGAATGCACGAAACCACCTTGCCAACTGTTCAGGCTCTAGGACTACAAACGCCGGTTATTAGCTACAATGGAGCCATGATTCGAAATCCTATTACCGGTGAGACCTGGCTTAATGAAACCGTCCCCCCCGAACTCGCCGACGAAATACGGGCATTTGCAAGGGAAAACCGTTTTCAACTAAACTACTATCTTGACGACCATATCTATTCGGCCGAACATACCCCTTGGATGGAGCTGTACCAACAACGAACAGGTGCCCACTTCGAGATTCTTCCGGACTTCTACGAGAGACTCAAAGGAACCGCTCCCACTAAACTGATCATCGTGACCCACCCCGCCACCGTTCAAGAGCTGCTACCTATTATGCAGCAACGTTACCAAGGGCGCCTCACCGTTATGCGCAGCAACGTCGAATATCTCGAGTTTTTACCACTCAATGCAAGCAAAGGAAAAGCTCTCGCCATCGTAGCCGAGCGCTTCCAGATCCCCGCCGAAGAGACGATCGCTATCGGGGACAGCTGGAACGACATCTCTATGTTACAGTGGGCTGGACTTGGAGTCGCCGTTGACAACGCGAAACCAGAAGTGAAAGCGGTAGCAAAACGCACCGTACCCTCCTGCGATGAAGACGGTGTGGCCGTCGCTCTCAATGAGATCTTTCAGATAAAGGAGAACAACACATGA
- the mnmE gene encoding tRNA uridine-5-carboxymethylaminomethyl(34) synthesis GTPase MnmE codes for MNREDTIVAVATAIGESAIAVVRLSGPTALPIAQKVFRGKRKEDITLLPGYTVRFGRFVDPQDETIDQGLLTLFRAPHSYTGEDMVELSCHGGRAIVSRILETLTQHGARLAEPGEFTQRAFLNGKLDLAQAEAVADLVKAKTERARRVALNQLEGRLSEVIHGLRSDIIGALAAVEVTIDYSDEVGELNYHELESRLAPICQQAICLANTARFGRILREGMRVALIGPPNAGKSSLLNQLLQTERAIVTPIPGTTRDLIEESLSINGIPIVLTDTAGLRVTADPVERIGVDLTLKTAEHADLLLFIVDASDLSSLDTLSPLPVMEHTGRPTLFILNKKDLITNQALEQAASQVRQRFPHCTDIISISALTGENIGLLRDKLLQLTTASADIEGVLITSARHSQAIQEAVHHLQEALATTRQRLPGDFIALDLREALHALGKITGETVDDEIIHRIFQDFCVGK; via the coding sequence ATGAACCGAGAAGACACTATCGTAGCTGTTGCCACAGCGATCGGCGAATCGGCCATCGCCGTTGTTCGCCTGTCTGGACCTACAGCCCTACCTATTGCGCAGAAAGTTTTTCGCGGAAAGAGGAAGGAGGATATTACTCTACTTCCGGGCTATACAGTTCGCTTTGGACGCTTCGTTGATCCGCAAGATGAGACCATAGACCAGGGACTGTTGACTCTCTTCCGTGCTCCCCACTCCTATACGGGCGAGGATATGGTGGAACTGTCTTGCCATGGTGGACGTGCCATTGTTAGTCGCATCCTAGAAACTCTAACTCAGCATGGTGCACGCTTGGCAGAACCAGGAGAATTTACCCAGCGAGCCTTCCTTAATGGCAAATTAGATTTAGCCCAAGCAGAGGCCGTTGCCGATCTCGTGAAGGCGAAAACGGAACGTGCGCGTCGTGTAGCCCTAAATCAACTCGAAGGCAGGCTGTCTGAAGTCATTCATGGTTTGCGTTCCGACATCATCGGTGCTTTAGCGGCCGTTGAGGTAACCATTGACTACAGTGATGAGGTAGGAGAGCTCAACTATCATGAACTTGAGAGTCGTTTAGCCCCTATCTGCCAACAAGCTATCTGCCTTGCCAACACCGCACGCTTCGGGCGTATTCTGCGGGAAGGCATGCGCGTAGCCCTCATCGGCCCTCCGAATGCAGGAAAATCTTCTCTCTTAAACCAACTGCTCCAAACGGAACGCGCCATTGTAACTCCCATTCCTGGCACAACGCGAGACCTCATAGAGGAATCGCTATCCATTAACGGCATCCCTATTGTGCTTACCGACACAGCCGGCCTTCGAGTTACAGCCGACCCTGTAGAACGCATTGGAGTAGACCTTACCTTAAAAACCGCAGAACATGCTGATCTGCTGCTTTTTATCGTGGATGCTTCCGATCTCTCTTCCCTCGATACCCTCTCGCCGCTGCCCGTCATGGAGCATACAGGCCGGCCGACTCTCTTTATCCTCAACAAAAAAGACCTTATTACCAACCAAGCCCTCGAACAAGCTGCCAGCCAGGTGCGCCAACGGTTTCCCCATTGCACCGATATTATCTCAATCTCCGCACTCACAGGGGAGAACATTGGGCTGCTTCGAGATAAACTGCTACAGTTAACAACCGCGAGTGCCGACATAGAAGGTGTCTTGATCACGTCAGCTCGCCATTCTCAAGCGATTCAAGAGGCTGTTCATCACTTACAAGAAGCCCTTGCTACCACACGACAACGACTTCCAGGCGATTTCATTGCCCTAGACCTGCGTGAGGCTCTTCACGCTCTTGGCAAAATCACTGGAGAAACAGTAGATGATGAGATCATCCATCGTATTTTCCAAGACTTCTGTGTCGGCAAATAG
- a CDS encoding SMP-30/gluconolactonase/LRE family protein, whose protein sequence is MLIARGKRGVRRFWLITCLSVFFTPSFKKLDVQETAAADPELVLVASGFKFPEGPAYDGQGNIYCSNCAADYITKVGPDGRVEIAYRANRTGDKPFTFLKTNGMTFYRDGSLFVCDFERNAIIRIYPDGHQVLVVDRCDGQPFRGPNDLAFDSKGYLYFTDPTGSDAAHRIGAIYRVDIVARKAIKVADGLAFPNGLAFSGDGKWLYVCEDNLNRIIRFRVLKDGHLSLPEVFIVLDADGPGHPDGLAIDRQGHLWIAHYGQHRVLEVDGNGQIVRRVQLPINQGEEAAGPTNLEFAGSDMRTLYITDPGTNSLYKIRVKVPGLTLFCAPPHRAKGG, encoded by the coding sequence ATGCTCATTGCGCGAGGTAAGAGAGGGGTTCGTAGATTCTGGCTGATAACGTGCCTCAGTGTGTTTTTCACTCCTTCTTTCAAGAAATTGGATGTTCAGGAGACCGCTGCTGCTGATCCAGAATTAGTGTTGGTGGCATCGGGGTTCAAGTTTCCCGAGGGACCCGCTTACGATGGACAAGGAAATATCTACTGTTCAAACTGTGCGGCGGATTATATCACCAAAGTAGGCCCAGATGGGCGAGTTGAGATCGCCTATAGGGCAAACCGCACGGGTGATAAGCCTTTCACATTTCTCAAGACGAACGGTATGACGTTTTATAGAGACGGCTCTCTTTTTGTGTGTGATTTTGAAAGAAATGCAATTATACGCATCTATCCTGACGGACACCAGGTACTCGTCGTAGATCGGTGTGATGGACAGCCTTTTCGAGGGCCGAACGATCTAGCTTTTGATTCAAAGGGCTATCTTTACTTTACAGACCCTACCGGTTCTGACGCTGCGCATCGCATCGGGGCTATCTATAGAGTGGATATTGTTGCCCGAAAGGCGATAAAAGTAGCAGATGGGTTGGCTTTCCCTAACGGTTTGGCGTTTAGTGGCGATGGCAAATGGCTTTATGTTTGTGAGGATAACTTAAACCGAATTATTCGTTTTCGGGTTCTCAAGGATGGCCATCTCAGTTTACCGGAAGTGTTCATTGTACTCGACGCAGATGGGCCTGGACATCCCGATGGGTTAGCTATAGATAGGCAGGGGCACCTATGGATCGCTCACTATGGGCAGCATCGGGTATTAGAGGTTGATGGGAATGGACAGATTGTTCGTCGAGTTCAGTTGCCGATAAATCAGGGAGAGGAGGCTGCGGGACCGACGAATCTAGAGTTTGCGGGCAGCGATATGCGGACGCTTTATATAACCGATCCGGGCACCAATTCCCTTTACAAAATCCGTGTGAAAGTGCCTGGGTTAACGCTTTTTTGTGCGCCACCACATAGAGCAAAGGGAGGTTGA
- a CDS encoding sugar phosphate isomerase/epimerase family protein: MFTCLSPGAIGVRVTNLKEAIEAARIGGFEGVEFNPFEVADLEEKQGVDYVNSLFAHAAIRPGAFGLPVDWRGEEAKWREGLAQLPRLARAAAAIGCYRTATWVPPASNELTFVENWRFHVERFKPIAQILADVGCSLGLEFIGPATSRRNYLYPFIYTMEKMLELAEAIGPNVGLLLDSWHWYTSGGTVEGILKLRKKDVVYVHINDAPDGIPREKQIDNRRALPGETGVIDIANFLRALRHIGYDGPVTPEPFKAELAYLASDEERLRTVGAATRSVMHRAFGEE, from the coding sequence ATGTTTACCTGTTTGTCACCGGGGGCTATCGGAGTTCGGGTTACCAATTTAAAAGAAGCCATTGAAGCCGCTCGGATCGGTGGCTTTGAGGGGGTTGAATTTAACCCCTTCGAGGTGGCCGATCTTGAGGAAAAGCAGGGGGTGGATTACGTAAATAGCCTATTTGCCCACGCAGCTATCCGCCCCGGCGCGTTTGGGTTGCCGGTAGACTGGCGAGGTGAGGAGGCGAAATGGCGTGAAGGTTTAGCGCAGCTACCGCGCTTAGCACGAGCTGCTGCTGCGATTGGCTGCTATCGTACTGCGACATGGGTGCCTCCTGCATCGAACGAGCTAACATTTGTAGAGAACTGGCGATTTCATGTGGAGCGCTTCAAACCCATTGCCCAGATCTTGGCCGATGTAGGATGTTCTTTAGGGTTAGAGTTTATTGGTCCGGCAACTTCACGGAGAAATTACCTTTATCCCTTCATTTACACCATGGAGAAGATGCTTGAGTTGGCCGAAGCCATTGGGCCGAATGTGGGGCTGCTATTAGATAGTTGGCATTGGTATACCTCTGGTGGAACTGTTGAGGGGATACTTAAGCTGCGCAAAAAAGATGTCGTCTATGTTCACATTAACGATGCCCCCGATGGAATACCTCGTGAGAAACAAATTGATAACCGACGTGCGCTGCCTGGAGAGACAGGGGTTATTGACATTGCCAACTTTCTGCGTGCACTGCGGCATATTGGATATGACGGACCGGTAACCCCAGAGCCTTTCAAAGCCGAGTTGGCGTACCTTGCTTCGGATGAGGAGCGATTACGTACGGTTGGCGCTGCTACACGCAGCGTGATGCATCGGGCGTTCGGTGAGGAATAG